The following proteins come from a genomic window of Chryseobacterium glaciei:
- a CDS encoding AIM24 family protein: MSKYSIEAFVNETKENPQERDYFELEKPQLLEINLNNQSVWTKAGSMVGYVGNVKFEKQGMLSGGLGNLLKKAISGEGAKLMKAEGTGKLYVADSGKKVRILHLNNESVCVNGNDVLAHEQSIKNDITMLKSVAGMMSGGLFQVKLSGTGHIAITTHGDPLTLLVTPDAPVFTDPNATVAWSGNLSPELKTNVSFKSLIGRGSGEEFQMKFSGHGWVLIQPYEEVYSIEK; encoded by the coding sequence ATGAGTAAGTATTCAATTGAAGCTTTCGTTAACGAAACAAAAGAGAATCCACAGGAAAGAGACTATTTCGAACTTGAAAAACCACAACTTTTAGAAATCAACCTAAACAACCAATCTGTATGGACCAAAGCAGGAAGCATGGTCGGGTATGTTGGGAATGTAAAATTTGAGAAACAGGGAATGCTTTCCGGCGGGCTGGGAAATCTTTTGAAAAAAGCGATCAGCGGTGAAGGTGCAAAACTGATGAAAGCAGAAGGAACAGGAAAATTATACGTTGCCGATTCAGGAAAAAAAGTTCGTATCCTTCATTTAAATAATGAATCTGTCTGTGTCAACGGAAATGATGTTTTGGCTCACGAACAAAGCATTAAAAATGACATCACCATGTTAAAAAGCGTTGCAGGAATGATGTCTGGCGGATTATTTCAGGTAAAACTTTCAGGAACGGGTCATATCGCGATCACGACTCACGGTGATCCGTTGACTTTATTGGTTACTCCTGATGCTCCGGTTTTCACAGATCCGAACGCAACTGTTGCATGGTCTGGAAATCTAAGTCCTGAACTGAAAACTAATGTATCTTTCAAAAGCCTGATCGGAAGAGGAAGCGGAGAAGAATTTCAAATGAAGTTTTCTGGTCATGGTTGGGTTCTTATTCAGCCTTACGAGGAAGTATATTCTATTGAAAAATAA